The Pseudomonas multiresinivorans DNA window GCGCCCTGCTGCAGGAAGGCCTGGAAACCGTCACCCTGCTGCTGGCCCCGATCACCCCGCACATCTGCCACGTGATCTGGCAGGAACTGGGCAAGGACGGCGCCGTGATCGACGCCAGCTGGCCGCAGGTCGACGAAGCCGCCCTGGTGCAGGACAGCCTGCAACTGGTGGTACAGGTCAACGGCAAGCTGCGTGGGCACATTGAAATGCCCGCCAGCGCCAGCCGCGAGGAGGTCGAGGCGGCCGCCCGCGCCAACGAGAACGTGCTGCGCTTCACCGACGGCCTGACCATTCGCAAGGTCATCGTGGTGCCCGGCAAGCTGGTCAATATCGTCGCCAACTAAAAGCAACGCTGGAAAAGACCCATTCGCCCGTGGCACCTTCGCCACGGGCATATCGGATCAACAGGAGTGAGGAAGCTTGATGAAACGTATCCTGACCAGCCTCGCGCTGATCGGCCTGGCCAGCGTGCTGAGCGCCTGCGGTTTCCAACTGCGCGGCCTGGGCGATACGAACTTTGCGCTCAAGGAAATCGACGTGAGCGCGCGCAACGCCTATGGCGACACCGTCACGCAGCTCAAGCAGGTGCTTGAAGGCAGCGGCGTGAAGGTCGTCTCCCGCGCGCCCTATCACCTGATCCTGGCCCGCGAGGACGTGACCCAGCGCAGCGTCAGTTACACCAGTTCCGCCCGTAGCGCGGAAAACGAACTGACCAACACCCTGAGCTACGAGATTCGTGGCACCGACAACCTGCTGCTGCTCGCCAACCAGGTCCAGGTCCGCAAGGTCTACGTGCAGGATGAGAACAACCTGATCGGCTCCGACCAGGAAGCCCAGCAGATTCGCGCCGAAATGCGCCGCGACCTGGTCCAGCAGATGGTCACCCGCCTGCAGCTGATCACCCCGGCGCAGCTCGACGACCTGCAGGCCAAGGCGGAAGCCAAGGCCAAGGCCGAAGCGGATGCGATGAAGGCCGCGGACGAGGCTGCCAAGTCTCAGCCGCAGCAGTCGCCGATCGAATTCCCGAAAGCGCAGTAAGCGACAAGGGGCCGGCCAACCGGCCCCTTTCTCATTATGAAGCTCAATCCCGGACAACTCGCCAAGCACCTGCAAGGCAACCTCGCGCCCGTCTACGTGGTCAGCGGCGACGAGCCCCTGCTCTGCCAGGAAGCCTGCGATGCCATCCGCGCCGCCTGTCGCCAGCGTGATTTCGGCGAACGCCAGGTGTTCAACGCCGAAGCCAACTTCGACTGGGGTCAACTGATCGAAGCCGGCGCCAGCCTCTCGCTGTTCGCTGAAAAGCGTCTGATCGAACTGCGCCTGCCCTCCGGCAAGCCCGGCGACAAGGGCGCGGCCATCCTCCAGGAATACCTGCAGCGCCCGCCGGAAGACACTGTCCTGCTGGTGAGCCTGCCCAAGCTCGACGGCAGCACGCAGAAGACCAAGTGGGCCAAGGCCCTGATCGACGGCGATGTTGCCCAGTTCATCCAGGTCTGGCCCATCGACGCGCACCAGTTGCCGCAGTGGATTCGCCAGCGCCTGTCCCAGGCCGGCCTCGCCGCCAGCCAGGAGGCGGTCGACCTGATCGCCGCGCGGGTGGAAGGCAACCTGCTGGCTGCCGCCCAGGAGATCGAGAAGCTCAAGCTGCTCGCCGAAGGCCAGCAGATCGACGTCGATACCGTCCAGGCCGCCGTGGCCGACAGTGCGCGCTTCGATGTCTTCGGCCTGATCGATGCCGCCCTGAACGGCGAAGCCGCCCATTGCCTGCGCATGCTCGAAGGCCTGCGCGGCGAAGGTGTGGAGCCGCCGGTAATCCTCTGGGCGCTGGCGCGGGAAGTTCGCGTGCTGGCCAGTCTCGCCCAGCAGTTCAGCCAGGGCGTGCCGCTGGACAAGGCCTTCAGCCAGTGTCGCCCGCCGATCTGGGACAAGCGCCGCCCGCTGATGAGCAAGGCCCTGCAACGACACACCGCGCAACGCTGGAACCAGATGCTGCAGGACGCCCAATTGATCGATGCCCAGATCAAGGGCCAGGCTCCCGGCAACGTCTGGAACAGCCTCGCCCGCCTCGCCCTGCTGGTCGCCGGCCAGCGCATCAGCCTGCCTTCGGCCTGATTGCGCCGTTTCATGCCCCGAACGCGGGAGAGTGGCTGCAAAGACATCGCTGACGGCGCCCGCCCCTAAGTCACGCGATCTCCGAGGCACTCTGTAGGAGCGAGCTTGCTCGCGAACCGCCCAGCGCCAGGAGTCTCAGGACCGCGCCGGCACCGCCCGGTGCGCCTGCCCATCCGCCCGGTCCAGCGCCACACCACGGGTATCGCGGCCGGTGCTGATCAGCACGCAGATGAGGATCGCCACCGTCCCAGCTACGATGGCCATCGCCGTGCCGTAGCTGTAACTCTTGGCAATTTCCGCCTGCAGCGGCGCGTTCACCGAAGCGATCAGGTTGCCCAACTGGTAGACGAACCCCGGCAACACCGCACGGGTTCCCACCGGCGCCAGTTCGTTGAGATAAGCCGGAATCACACCCCAGGCACCCTGGACCATGAACTGCATGAGGAAGGCCCCCACGCCCAGCGCCACCGCGCCATGGCTGAAGGCCCATAGCGGCAGCACCGGCAATGCCAGCAGCGAGCCGCAGATGATCGCCTTCTTCCGCCCGATACGCTCGGACAGGCTGCCGAAGAGGATGCCCCCCAGGATCGCCGCGATGTTGTAGGCCACCGCGATCAGGCTGACCGTGTGCGTATCGAACCCGTGCTGCACCTTCAGGAAGGTCGGGTACAGGTCCTGCGTGCCATGACTGAAGAAGTTGAAGCAGGCCATCAGCAGCACGGCATACAGGCACAATTTCCACTGACTCCGCAGCACCGGCCACAGCGGTGTCGACTCCTTGCGTTCGCGCGCCGCCTGCCAGATCGGCGATTCCGGGACCTTGAACCAGATGAACACCACCAGCACCACCGGCAGGCAACCGACGATGAACATCCCGCGCCAGCCCAGCACCTCGAAGAATAGGCCGTAGATGATCGAGGCGATCAGGTAACCCGCGGGATAACCGGCCTGGAACAGCCCGGACACCATCCCGCGCGAGCGCTCGGGAATGGTTTCCATCGCCAGCGACGAGGCCACGCCCCAGATTCCGCCCATGGCCACACCGTAGACCACCCGCAGGATCAGGAAGGTCGTCAGGTTCGGCGAGAACGCCGAGGCCAGCTCCAGCAGCGAGTAGATCAGGATGTTGATCATCAGCACCGGCCGACGCCCGTAACGCTCGGCCGCACGACCGAACAGGAGCGCGCCGATGGGCCGCACGGCCAGGGTCAACAGGATCGCGAGCGATACCTGGGGCAGATCGACGTGGAAGGTCTGGGCAATATCGGTGAGGACGAAGACCAGAAGGAAGAAGTCGAAGGCGTCCAGCATCCAGGCGAGTACCGAAGCGATCACCACATTACGCTGGGTCGGGGACCATTGCTGCATGACGTATCTCCAGCCGGCGGCGCCGCAGTCCCTGCACGCCAGAGCGATAGTTAGCCAGCTATTAAGCTAACCGAGCTCCAGTACGCACCACAGCCGTCCGACTGAAAAGGTCTGTTACAAATTTTGCGACAAAGCGCCACAGTCACCTCGCAACCCGCAGGACCCGACCCCAACGACTTCACTCCCACTCGCGGACCTGACGCACCTCCACACAACCCAATCGCCCCGGAGGAATCTTCGCGGCGATACGCTCCGCCTCCTCCATGCTCTGGGCCTCGATCAGGTAGAAACCGCCCAGTTGCTCCCGCGTCTCGGCGAATGGTCCATCCGTCACTGCCACCCTCTCGCCCTGCCCGCGCAGCGTGCGCCCCGTGGCGGTGGGCAGGAGCGCATTGGCGGCGATGTAGTTGCCGCTGCGGCGCAGTTGCTCGCTGTAGGTCATGCACTCGTCGACGATGCCGCGCAGTTCGGCCTCCGGCAGCCCTGCCGCCTTGTGTTCGTCGAAATAGATCATGCAGAGAAACTTCATCGCTCTGGTCCTCGTAGCTGTCCGTTGCGCCAGGAAGGTGCGCCGCAGCCAGCGTAGTCCCGAATCATCTTCCGCGGCCTTGGCCCAACCGCCGGCTGACCAAAGGCATTGGACAGGCGTGCCAGATAGGCGGAACATTTGCGCGCCGGCAACGGCGCCGGCCTCAACGAGGAAAGCCCCATGGCGAAGAAATCCAAACGGCCGAACAAGGCCAAGTCCCTGATCGCACAGCCCCTGTTCCGCAGCCGCCAGGAACAGCCGGCCAAAGGCAAAGGCAGCTACCGCCGCGAAGCCTCCCGTAACTGGGAGGCTTCTTCGCTTCTGGCGGCCTGAAACAGCAGAAAACCTGAACCACCCCTGCCCTTTCGCTTTCAACCGGACAGCCACGCACCTGGAGGTCCAACCATGAAAGCGCCCCTGATAGCCGCCATCCTCGCTCTTCCCTTCAGCCTCTCCGCCCATGCGTTCTGCTCCGACCAGGAAGCCGAAGCCAAGGGCAAGCAAGTCGCCGCCAAGGTCACGGAAGTCACCCGCAGCGATCCCCAGCGCGCGCAGAAGCTCAACGAAAAACTCGCGGAAATGAAGAAGTCCCGTTCCAGCGAACAGCGCCCGGACGACTGTGCCGCCTACGACGACATGCTCAAGGAGCTCGATCAGAGCGCCCCGAAGGTCGACAAGGAAACCGGCGCCAGCCCCAAGCAATAACCAGGATCGCGCCGGCACGAATGCCTTGACGGTTCACCAGCGGAGTCGGCCGTCCGGTGGCGGGAATTTTCCACCGCGGCCGCCGTCGAACCTTGCGTACCCGTCGTCTCTGCCCAGCGCAGACGCGTCACAAAGGCCATGTTAAGGTGGCCCCTCGCCTGCCAGTACCCGAGGAGAGCAATGCGCAAGCCTGTTTCACCCGTTGTCGGCCAACGCTGCCTGCTCGTCGCCGCCCTGTCCCTGGCCAGCTTCGGCCTGCTGACCTCCTGCACCGAGCCACCGCCCAAAGGCGCCGCCACCGAGCACGCGCAACCCACGCAGAGCTTCGCCCAATGGCGCGACGGCTTCCGCGCACAGGCGCTCGCCGCAGGTATCAGCGCATCGACCTTCGACAGTGCATTCGAAGGCATCGAGCCGGATGAATCGGTTGTCACTGCCGACCGCAGCCAACCCGAATTCAGCCGCCCCGTCTGGCAATACCTGGAAAGCACGGTGTCGCCCGCACGAGTACGCAACGGACAGGACCGTCTGCAACAGAACGCCGAGGTACTGCAGCGCATCGACGCAACCTACGGCGTAGACCGCGAAGCTGTCGTGGCGATCTGGGGCATGGAGAGCAACTTCGGCCAGCAGATGGGCAGCAAGAACGTCATCCGCTCCCTCGCCACCCTGGCCTACGAGGGCCGTCGCCCGGACTTCGGCCGCGACCAGTTGATCGCCGCGCTGCAGATCATCCAGCACGGTGACGTGCCCGCCAGCAACATGATCGGCTCCTGGGCCGGCGCCATGGGGCAAACGCAGTTCATTCCGACCACGTACAACCACTACGCCGTGGACTTCGATGGCGACGGCCGCCGCGACATCTGGGGCTCGTCCCCCGACGCCCTGGCCTCCACCGCCAACTACCTGAAGAGCTCCGGCTGGCGGCAAGGCCAGAGCTGGGGATTCGAAGTGCGCCTACCGCAGGGCTTCGACTATGCCCAGGCCGACATGGACATCCGCAAACCGATGAGCGAATGGCTGCGCCAGGGCGTCAAAGTTGCCGCTGGCAACCTGCCGAGCGACCCGCAAGCCAGCGTCTCGCTGCTGTTGCCCGCCGGCTATCGCGGCCCGGCCTTCCTGGTGACGGATAACTTCCGTGCCATCCTCAAGTACAACAATTCGACATCCTACGCGCTCGCCGTGGGCCTGCTGGCCGACAGCTTCAAGGGCGGCGGACAACTGGCGGGGAGCTGGCCGCTGGAGGACACGCCGCTGAGCCGCTCAGAGCGTATCGAACTGCAGCAACTGCTGATGCAGCGCGGCTACCAGCCGGGAACTGCCGACGGCATCATTGGCGCCAACACCCGCAAGGCGATCCGGGCCTTCCAGCAGTCGATCGGCTCGCCGGCGGACGGCTATCCGACCCCGGCGCTACTGGGACAACTCCGGCAGAAGAGCTGAACGAAAAAGGCGCCCAAGGGCGCCTTTTTCATTACGGAACTGGCCGCTCAACCAATCTTGGTGCCGTGCGCCTGCTGGTCGGCGTGGTACGAGGAACGTACCAGCGGGCCGGAAGCGACGTTCTTGAAGCCCATCTTCTCGCCTTCCTCGGCGAACCAGGCAAAGGTGTCCGGGTGGACGAAGCGCTGCACCGGCAGGTGGTTGCGCGAGGGCTGCAGGTACTGGCCGAGAGTGAGCATGTCGATGTCGTGCTCGCGCATGCGGTGCATGACTTCGATGACTTCCTCGTCGGTCTCGCCCAGGCCGAGCATCAGGCCGGACTTGG harbors:
- a CDS encoding MFS transporter, producing MQQWSPTQRNVVIASVLAWMLDAFDFFLLVFVLTDIAQTFHVDLPQVSLAILLTLAVRPIGALLFGRAAERYGRRPVLMINILIYSLLELASAFSPNLTTFLILRVVYGVAMGGIWGVASSLAMETIPERSRGMVSGLFQAGYPAGYLIASIIYGLFFEVLGWRGMFIVGCLPVVLVVFIWFKVPESPIWQAARERKESTPLWPVLRSQWKLCLYAVLLMACFNFFSHGTQDLYPTFLKVQHGFDTHTVSLIAVAYNIAAILGGILFGSLSERIGRKKAIICGSLLALPVLPLWAFSHGAVALGVGAFLMQFMVQGAWGVIPAYLNELAPVGTRAVLPGFVYQLGNLIASVNAPLQAEIAKSYSYGTAMAIVAGTVAILICVLISTGRDTRGVALDRADGQAHRAVPARS
- a CDS encoding YciI family protein, coding for MKFLCMIYFDEHKAAGLPEAELRGIVDECMTYSEQLRRSGNYIAANALLPTATGRTLRGQGERVAVTDGPFAETREQLGGFYLIEAQSMEEAERIAAKIPPGRLGCVEVRQVREWE
- the arfA gene encoding alternative ribosome rescue factor ArfA, giving the protein MAKKSKRPNKAKSLIAQPLFRSRQEQPAKGKGSYRREASRNWEASSLLAA
- the holA gene encoding DNA polymerase III subunit delta, producing the protein MKLNPGQLAKHLQGNLAPVYVVSGDEPLLCQEACDAIRAACRQRDFGERQVFNAEANFDWGQLIEAGASLSLFAEKRLIELRLPSGKPGDKGAAILQEYLQRPPEDTVLLVSLPKLDGSTQKTKWAKALIDGDVAQFIQVWPIDAHQLPQWIRQRLSQAGLAASQEAVDLIAARVEGNLLAAAQEIEKLKLLAEGQQIDVDTVQAAVADSARFDVFGLIDAALNGEAAHCLRMLEGLRGEGVEPPVILWALAREVRVLASLAQQFSQGVPLDKAFSQCRPPIWDKRRPLMSKALQRHTAQRWNQMLQDAQLIDAQIKGQAPGNVWNSLARLALLVAGQRISLPSA
- a CDS encoding lytic murein transglycosylase, yielding MRKPVSPVVGQRCLLVAALSLASFGLLTSCTEPPPKGAATEHAQPTQSFAQWRDGFRAQALAAGISASTFDSAFEGIEPDESVVTADRSQPEFSRPVWQYLESTVSPARVRNGQDRLQQNAEVLQRIDATYGVDREAVVAIWGMESNFGQQMGSKNVIRSLATLAYEGRRPDFGRDQLIAALQIIQHGDVPASNMIGSWAGAMGQTQFIPTTYNHYAVDFDGDGRRDIWGSSPDALASTANYLKSSGWRQGQSWGFEVRLPQGFDYAQADMDIRKPMSEWLRQGVKVAAGNLPSDPQASVSLLLPAGYRGPAFLVTDNFRAILKYNNSTSYALAVGLLADSFKGGGQLAGSWPLEDTPLSRSERIELQQLLMQRGYQPGTADGIIGANTRKAIRAFQQSIGSPADGYPTPALLGQLRQKS
- the lptE gene encoding LPS assembly lipoprotein LptE is translated as MKRILTSLALIGLASVLSACGFQLRGLGDTNFALKEIDVSARNAYGDTVTQLKQVLEGSGVKVVSRAPYHLILAREDVTQRSVSYTSSARSAENELTNTLSYEIRGTDNLLLLANQVQVRKVYVQDENNLIGSDQEAQQIRAEMRRDLVQQMVTRLQLITPAQLDDLQAKAEAKAKAEADAMKAADEAAKSQPQQSPIEFPKAQ